The Ziziphus jujuba cultivar Dongzao chromosome 3, ASM3175591v1 region tctattttatgaaattgacaaTGAAACTCTTTTCTCCCATTTTATTTACTAAGGTCTATGCATGTGATTAGATCATCCTATCAGTGGTTTAATTGCTTGGTAGGATATTTAGATTGCCAACAGAAGTTGATTAAATACCACGAATTGTATGTTCTAAGTTGACCTATTGGTAACTTAGTTTAATGCATTTAGTTATGATGTTAGTTTAATGCATTTAGTTGTGATGATTTGATTAATTGTCTTTGGCTCTTGTTTGGGTATTCTTTGTGTTACAAAGACCTTATAAAAAAGTTAGAAAGATAGCATTTGCATAATtttattatgcatttataatgtTTTCTATTTCTTCAGCCAGTAGCACTTTTGGAAATACTCTGCCAATAAATATCATGATAACGTTGAATGTGGCTAATTATTATAGGTGGAGCAATACTTTGATGATGAATTTGACTCTTATGAAGCTAGAGTTTACTTTGGAAATAGATCCACCACCAATTCCCAATAATGAAAGTACTGCCAAGGCTAGAAAGTTGTATAAAGATTGGAAACACTAGAATAAGTGTTGTATGATTGTATGGATGATTCTATATATATCAGTATTCTAAAGGTACATACTGCTAAGAATCTCTAGGATGAGATTAGTAAGAAATTCATCAAATTTGACAAGAATGAGAAGCACAACTTTTTAGATTTACTTACATCCACTATATATGATGAAGTTAGTGGTGTAAAAGAGCATATATTGAAGCTTTCCTCATTTTATAACAAGCACAAAGACATGGAAATAAATTTGGATAAGACTTTTTTGACTTATACTATACTAAAAAGCCTTCCATTGCAATTCGATTACATTAAATTAAGTTATAACACTTAAAAGGTTGCATGGACTTTAGACGAGATCACAGCCATCCCTAttaaagaagatgatgatattaagCATAACAGGTCAAAGTTTATTGCTATGGTGAATAAGAACCAATCTAAGAAAAATTCTTCTAAATGGCACAAAGGTGGAATGGAtagaaagaatttttttttttaaaatggaaaatgcaACTACTGTCACATTGGTCGCAAGAAGATTGATTGTTGGAAATTGAAGGCACAACAAAAGAAGAAAGGTAATTCATTATTATTGGATTCCTTAGAATCTAATATGATTGAAaccaatattattaatatgcatGTAAATACTTAGTGATTGGATACTGAAGCAACAATTTATATAACTAATTTGTTCGAGGGAATGACAAATCAAAGGAGGCCAAACAATCTTCAACAGCATGTATATATGGGTTATAACTTAAGAGTGAAGGTAAATATCTAAGCTACAATTAAGTTGAAACTCATCAATAGACCTTTTTTGGAGTTGTATGAAGTCTTTTTCATACCCTCGACAAGGAAAAATTTGATATCTATATCCCGTTTGGATAGTTGTGGATATAGTTTTGTTCTTGGAGATGAAAAAGTTGttttgtataaaaattatacCATGATtggatatgaaattttatatggcAATTTGTATTAACTTAATTTatataatgatatttttgttaACACTGTTATTGCTCTTGTGGTTGCTTCTAAACGTGCCATAATTAATCACTATTCTTCTATATTACGGCAGAAATGTCTAGaacatatatttgtatagaGAATAGAAAGATTGGTGAATGATGGTATACGTACTACTCTTGATTTCTTATATTTCTCTACTTGtattgaatgtgtgaaaggtaAGCAATCTGCTAAAGTTAGAAAGAATAAAATTGGTAGATGTGGAGATATTTTAGAATTAGTTTATTagattttatcatctttattgataatttctcgtgttatggacatgttgagtttattcatgaaaattttgacttttttagtagcctttaaccaatttaaagtcaaaataaagcttcaaaagaataaaaagttaaagGTTGTCAAATCTTATAGAGGTGATAAATATTATGATAGATGTGATGAGAATGGACGGAACCAAGGATCTTTTGCAAAGTATTTGCAGGATTGTGTCATTGAAGCTCAATAGATAATGTCAGGTACTTCTCAGTAAAATGGTGTTGTAGAAAGGAGAAACTGCACATTGTTAGATATGGTGCAATGTATGTTGGTAAATTCTAATTTGCTAAATTTCTTATGGGAAAGGCTTTAGAGAATGCAACTTACATTCTGAATCAAGTACTAAGTAAGTTTGTTCCAAAGACTCCACATGAATTGTAGCTAGATATCATTTTCAAGTGTGGGGCTGTAAAGCTGAGGTTATACCCTATAATCCCCAATTCACAAAACTGGATCCTAAAGCTGTTAGtagttttttctttggttattgTATATGATCTAGAAGTTCTAAGTTCTATTGTTTATCTCACACCATCATGATCGTTAAATCAGATAAGacaatttattttgaagttgATATTGGTTTTATTGATAGTCAAGTATCAAAAGAGCTTGAATTTAGAAAggaaaatgtattcattcccaTAGTTGATGTTCCTATTAGAGATGTAGTTGACCCAATTTTAAAGATATAGTTGACCCAATTGTTGAGCTACCAATGGTTGATCAAAATGAACCTATTAAGGAATAAGAAGATGTTTGAGAGGAAGCCAATGTTAATGTGCCTGTTAGAAGGTCACAGAGGATTTGAAGATCTACTATACCCATTGACTGTGTGGTTTATTTTCCAGAACATGAGTTTGATATAAGTGATGAGTATGATCTAATTACTTACGAGGATGCCATGAGTAGTTCACATTCTAACTTCTGGTTAAATGTTATGAAAGATGAGATGACATCCATGACATTGAATAATGTTTGAGACTTGGTTGAATTACCAGATGGTAGTAAACCTGTTAGATGTAAGTAGGTCTATAAGATCAATGTGAtcccaatggtcaagtggaaaGATGTAAAGCAAGATTCATTAACAAAGGGTTTAGCTAGAAAGAGGAAATTTACTATAGAGAAACCTTCTTTCTAGTATGTACAaaagattcttttagaatcattatggcattTCTAGCTTAGTTTGACCTAGGGTTATATTAAATGAATGTCAAAACTGCTTTTTTGAACAATGATTTGTGCGAGCATGTTTAGATGGTCCAATTGTATGGCTTCCAAGATGTTAGAAATGAGAATTTGGTTTATAAGTTCAAGAATTCTATTTATAACTGAAACAAGGCTCAAGAcaatgatatttgaaatttgatgaaattgtcATCAATAATAGTTTTAAGAAGAATATTGTTGATCGGTACATATATATGAGGATCAGTGGGAGTAGTTATGTATTATTAGTATTGTATGTCGATGACATATTACTAGCGTCCAATGATACTGTCCTATTGGCTAAGATAAAGAAAATGTTATTTAGTCCTTTTGATACAAAAAATCTTGGTGAAGCCTCATTTGTTTTAGGCATAAAAATTCTTCAAGGTAGGATTAATTGTATATTACAATTGTCTCAGAGAACTTATATTGACAAAATTCTAAAAAGATTTGGTATGCACACTTGTTCTCTTATTAATGCGCCGATAGTAAAAGGTGATAAACTATCCAAAAGTCAATATCTTAGGAAAATgagttaaataaatataatgagaaAGAAATCATACTCTTCTGTAGTTGATAGTTTTATGCATGCTCAGGTTTGCACACGACATAACATTGCTTATGTGGTTGGCATGCTTGGTAAATACTTGAGCAATCCCGCTCTCATGCACTAgaaaatagccaaaaaaaatttcaggtaTCTTTAAGCTATAAAAGActatatgttgacatatcggtGCACACCAATTGCATGTGCTGATGTTGATTACTATGACAGTGTGGATGATAAAAAGTGTGaagtctcacatcggttggaaaagagaatgaaacactccttataaatgggtgtggatacatttcccttgcgaggccttttaaaatcttaagggctggattgtaagaggattccctaggcccaaagaggacaatatcgtatgcggatggtctggactgttacataTCGTATCAGAGCTAATATCtagatcgatgtgccagcgaggacactggacccaaggggagaggattgtaaagtcccacatcggttgaaaaggggaacgaaacactgcTTTTAAGtgggtatggatacctttcctttgcgaggacttttaaaaccttgagggcggggttgtaagaggattttccaggcccaaagaggacaatatcgcatgtgggtagtctgggctgttacaaaaaGTCCACTATTCGGTATATGTTTGTCACAGTAAGAGGagttgttttttgaaaaagtgcCAAGCAATCAATTACAAAATCCTCAACATTTGAGGCAAGGTATGTGGTGTGTTTGAGGTAACCGGTCATGCTatttggctgtgaaatttgtaAGTGATTTGGGAGTTTACTTTATTAAAAGATCTATAaggatgtattgtgataattcTGCTGCTatatctttctccaataatttgaAATGGACATCCGAAGCTAAATAAATCGATACAAAATTCTATAAAGTAAGGGAGAAAGTTGTAAAGTGTCCCGTTTTTTTTGAGTACATGCACTTACAATATGTTGGCAGATCTACTAATCATAGGTTTATCTCTAGGTTTATTTGAGGAATATGTAGCTCGCATGGATGTGTTGGCCGCAGAGGGTTAGTGGGAGTACAATAATTTGCATCAATTATTGCTTTGATgagcaatatatacatatatgtggaTCATTAATGAGATGGTTACACACATTAGTTATTGCTCTTTATGTGCAAGCCTTCGTGAGACATTTTGTctctgtatatatgtattttggaCCTACTAGTGCTATAACAATGAATCTCTATGACCTAAACTATGTACATTGTTGTATTTTGTTGATATGCAATGTGCTTAGGTGAAATGATCTTATGTTTTGAGGGGTTTTGTGAAGtgagtttttatttatgttatgaTTACACAATATAAATTGAAGaatgttagaattttttatgTGGATTGCTCATAGTCATGTAATTTACTTAATTTACCTTTATATCCCAACAATGGGATTGGACATTTTGTTTACTGATATTTACAGTAAAGTCTTTTTAAACTCTTTCTTTTATaatgctttattattattattattaaatatatatatatatatatatattaatatattatggaATTGTGACATGTGTCAAATGTGCGTGAGTTTTGTGATATGTGCATGGATATGTATCAAGTGTATGTGCAAATTGTGACATGTATTAACATGTGTCAAGTGTGTGTGCACATTGTGATATGTGTGTGGACATGTGTTAAGTATACTTGTGCTTTAGAAAACTATATAAAGGGTTTTGGGGGATAAGAGAGATATGGGTTTATATGTTTATGGCTTAGTGAGTTACTTGAGAAACTTTGGTAGTAGAGATTAGAGCTCAATTCATTTGGGAATTCTAGTTATTTGAAATACAAGTTACAGATTATGGTTTCTTCATTTGCTACTGCTTTAGgtttataattgatttatttagatTTCTAGAATATGATATATGCTTATGGAATTAGTATGTTAATCTTGGGAAAATATGCATGCTTCTTGATTATTAAATAATCAGAAAAATGTTTATTGATTTCATTAGGTTAATAGCATGCTAATTTTCATCACATGTTGCAGACCAAAGCATAAAGTAATATGTTGTCTAATGtgagttgtatttttattaatccttaaatcatatcaaatgttagaatttcaaattcaaaaaaatgttaaatatgaatttaataacatattaaaattctatttagtgAAAATAAACCATGTTTAACCCAATgattaatcaatataattttaaatttcaactttcGTTGCCATATAAGGACTGTAAAAGGAAATTCATATGTTAATTTTGGTAAAAAGAACCTTATTTGAATCTGATTGTATATATTCTTTAATGTTTTCACTTTAACAAATGAAGAATGAACAATTCTTACCAAAATATTTTCTCATTAACTCTTTGTTCTATATTTTCTCGTTaattctttgttctctttatttatattattgatcTAAGCGAATTAAAATCATCCAAATTTACATAGGAGGAATTTCCTTTTTCTCTATCTTAGGATGTTGGTATTCTAAAAGAGCTTTTATTAGTTGATCCTGCAATTTTAGATATTAGATTAGCTCTAATAACTCAATTGGCAGCTTATCAACTTTGGAATTAGAAAAACTTACCTTTGTGGCTCAAAGTGTTCTAACTTTTATAATATGAATGgaagaaatatttgaatattggACCACCTTGAAAGACTTGTATGTACAACCAAAAGAGATATGCATAAATATGTCCTGTTATGTAGTATGGTACTTATAGttacacatatttatctatatacaGTTTTGGATTGCTACTTCACTAAAGATTTGTTTTAACTCATGATTAATGAATAACATTTATTCATTTCACTACTAGTTTCATATGGGTATTCTATTTTCAGTGGGAAGAAACAATAGGCTAGATGGCTAGTTTCTTAATTGTGTAACCATAGCAGATAATCTAATGAGCTTGAAGCTTGCCAATTCCGCAAAATTGAAGTGCAAATATTTATggctttttctaaaataaaatgaaagttgGCTCTCACATCACTCAAGACAGCATAAAGTGCCATCAATGCACTGTGAATATGGTGGTTGGCCTAAGTAGGTAGAGAATCACAAGACATGAAAGCATTGTATGAATCCGCATAACAATTTACGGATTTGGATTAATAATGTTGTGTCATATTTATATCTGTATcatctaataaaatttaataaactaatGGATTTTAATAGATGAAACACGATAAACCTATTAAAAATGTGCATTTTTGTAATTATGTTATGACATTAATAAAActtagtttattattttaaacatgtataaatatattcttttttaatttaatattttaaaaacctaAACACGGGCTAGTGTTTttgtaagatttaaaaaaatatatattttatcattgcaAACCTAAATCAAAtgtaaattttctaatttatataaataagctAACATGTGATagattatatgataatttaacaaaaaatatttaaatttatttattttcataaatttaattggtTGATAAATTTCATATGAGCAGCAGatgacacaaaataaatatattcaatagGAAATGCGGATTGGCCTATTTTGGCTTCCACGTTTAGCGGctctttttaatttacaaaaagtAAAGAGGGCGACATAATTTATTAGACATTGTGTACCAATAAAGGATGCAAGAATAAAAAAGGTTTATGAATTAGGTCCTTAAGCTTTGGGTCGTTTTCTGCTTGTACTTTTTGAACGTTCTGCAAATGGCTTATTTAGTTGTACAGATCTATCAATTTTATTCAATTCCATGGGATGCCCTTAAAAGATGATCATGTCATGTGAGCTGCATAGGTAAATTTTGGTAGGCCTTTAACACCTCTCTTACTTATTATGCCAGATTGACATAAAAATGATGAATTAAGTGGTAACaacatgatttttaaaattttacatggtAAAGTGTCAAATACATAAAAGTTTAAAAGAAAGAGCtagatttgttatttttgtttttaaactttaatttataATCTACAATAAATATTTGTACTCATTCAAAGAAAAGTATTTATaactttttcatatattaaatttaattgaaaaagtaaagactccaaaaaaattatatatattaaaaaaaagaataactttttttttggcttaaaaaaaaagaaaaaaaagaataacttaTGGGGGAAAAAGAAGTTAATGTagtatttggttttatttgttgataaaaataatttttggtttCGTTtgtaattacccaaaaaaaaaaaaaaaaaaaacgaaaaaaaaaaatgcgagGAACCGTAAAAgatatgaaaactaaaaaaagtgTGAGTGGGGATCTTATCAGTATAGTCATCAATCTCATCTCGTAGTTAGAAGGTGGGTTTGGGTTGGAGTTGGCGTTGGGTTAGGTTTAGGATTAGTTTTCAGGTGGGGTTTTGAAGTTTAGGTTGTGTAGGGGTTTGGTTTTATatctttatctatttatttacaCGATTCTGTTATATAAATAGAATACTTGCTTTTCTCTGAGAAGTCTTCATATTCATTCTGAATCTCTCTCTTTTTAGCTCTCTGCCCCCatcagcatcatcatcatcatcatccgaGAATAAATCCACAAAAGGCAGGCAGGCAGAGAgtcaaagagaaagagaaaagagaaaagcagatattattattattattattattttttgtatatacatacatatacacataaatCTCtatcattcattcattcatggGTGCCATAAAGGCCGCCATTGGAGACACTGTGCTCACTTTCATGTGGGTGTTCTGCGCATCGTGTCTGGGAGTTCTCACCAGCTTTATTGCAAATATTGTCGGGGTTCAGGGCTCGCTTTGGCCCTCCCTCTTCATCACCACTGTCCTTGTCTTCCTCCTCGTCTTCATCTTCACCTTGATCGGCGATGCCCTTGGTGGGGCCAGCTTCAACCCCACAGGCACTGCCTCCTTTTACGCCGCCGGCCTCGGCCCCGACACCCTCTTCTCCATGGCCCTTCGTTTTCCTGCTCaggtctttttcttcttttcttttcttttttttttttccaataatttttaaattgagtaATACCCCATATTCTATCTACCTGGGATTTCTTTACCCTTCTTTGGGTGGATAAGGGTATGATATGAATTGAAGACTTGTGCAAAAAAATCGCTACTTTACCTGACTAGGATTTTCTCTATATTAACCCAATTCATACAATACAATTGTGTTTGATAGGCACTGGGAGCTGTGGGTGGCGCTCTAGCCATCAGGGAGGTGATGCCTATACAGTACAAGCACATGCTTGGAGGGCCTTCTTTGAAGGTTGACTTGCATACTGGAGCCATTGCTGAGGGGGTTTTGACTTTCGTGATAAGCTTTGCTGTCCTTGTAATTATACTTAGGGGTCCCAGTAGCCCACTCTTGAAAACCTGGTTCCTTGCTGTGGCTACTGTGGCTATGGTGACTGCAGGTTCTCCATACACTGGACCTTCCATGAATCCTGCCAATGTCAGTAAACCCATCTCTCTTTCTATTCTATTTCCCAGTGTCATTGTATTATGTCTGTTACTTTCACATCAATTCTATACAATGCTGTCTGTTTTTTCTTAATCACTTCAATCGTTCTGTCTGTAGCTGCAGATAAGTTTTTGCTTCATGCTAACGCGTCATTGTTTTAATTCTATGGTTAAGCaatttttggtgatttttttGGAATACATCCTTATGGTTAAAGCAATTTTTGGTGATATTTTTTGGAATACATCTTTTGAAGATCACATTTTGGTTGGGATGAATGTTTCTCTGTACCATAACATTTCATATACATTCTATGGAACTTTGGTTAGATTCTATGCATTTATAATGCTTCATATATTACTgaattcattttgtttattctttttgttgtcttttaacGTTACTGCGTGCTATCCTTTGAACTTTTTgtaaattagtattattaggATCTGACATCCATGACGCCCAAGGAAACTACATTGTTGTCTCTGTTGACTGGTGTTTTAAGCACTGTTAAACCAACCAAGTAACGGAAATAATGACATTCCATTTATTGAATATACTAACAACCAAAAGATGAAGAATTTGGTTCCTTTCCCTTCCATTTTTGGattgttctttcttttattttattaatgttttgatCATGAATTAATATTCTTCATTGAAACGCAAAAGTGTGGTTAATGTAATTGTAGTTTAAAGTTCTACGGTTTTACATATTGTGTTTTTCCTGATgatgaaaatattttctttgaattaaCATAAGTTTATGGTATGTTAAAACAATTAACTGCAACATTTGTGTAGGTTTTAAATGGCAGTATAAGGTATATGGATCTATTTAATAGACCAAAAGGTGTTATTTTATAAGggtttaaacaaaaattttagttGGGTTTTGGATAGTGATTTATGTATGTATGCTCATCCTCGCTCTGTCTGTTGGCATTGGAAAGTGTTCACAATAGCCAGGTCCTGAGTTGAAGAAACAGATTGGTGaaaggaaataaatatatatatatatatttataattttctatgtATGATCAAGTCCCTGTGTTGTAATTTTGGTCTGTCTACATGCCTCGTAGGATAACCATTTTTGCATTCTAAAGCTATTCTGTATGTGGAAGAATGATAATTTGCTTTTATTTCTATCCTTCCCTCCCGAATAGTTGGTCAATCCAATCATATTGGAAGGTGATGGTAAAAATCTTGTCTAATAGGATAAGATAAGAGTTAAATGTGGTGGGAATGCTCTTACAAAAATGTTGGGGAGCCTGCTGTCCTCTTATCTGAGGCATCTAGAATAGCTATGAAGTATGAAGAAAAATGAATTGAGAAAGAGTATTAGAGTCGAAGAGATATCTATCTTCCTAACCATCAAATGTCTTCTGATGATACATCCTTGTTTGGTTTTATCAATCAAACTTTTCTTGAATTATTGTTAGgttcttgttttgtttatttacatGCTTTATGTGCTCTTTGTTGAGGAGGGAAATGTTAACATGTATTTACTTATGATGGTGCAGGCTTTTGGTTGGGCATATGTAAATAATTGGCACAACACATGGGaacaattttatgtttattggATATGTCCGTTCATAGGAGCAGTATTAGCTGCTTGGATCTTCCGTATTGTGTTTCCAGCACCAGCACCGGTCAAACAGAAGAAAGCGTGAAATGTATATTAGCTTAGCCGTTGGAGATGTTCCCAACTCTCAGATCTCAAGTCAGGAACAGGAAgcaataatatttgtttatctAGTTAgttatatctatctatctatctatctggATCTGAACTGGATGTACGTACATGAGACCATTCTGTGTTTGGTGACAGCTCAGTCACTTTTTACATTTAGTATGTGGATAAATTTGCAGATAACGCCTGCTGTGTTTGCCTTTGCCCTTTTCTTcgtcttattttatttctttttctgttgTGACTTCTGACTCGATATATAATTATAGGTTGGAGAATTTAGAAATTGGGATGGAAACATTTTTACATAGAATATGAAACACGCATATGGGAGGGCCGTTGTTCTTTCTGATCCTCTCCCCCTTGTCCTTGACCAACAAATATTACTCTTCTATTGTTATAGCAAGCAACCCTATGAATTACTTTTTAACAGAATCATGcgtggtctttttttttttttttttttttttttttttgtaattttatttttcatcagaATAATTGGTACACATTTTGCTTTGGGATTACAAATGCCCACGGTATATTCTGGATCTCTAGATAATGTCAATAGTTTATtctagaattttaatttaattttatgcatTATGGGGTTGCATAAATACATTGTGTATGTACAGCCTTCTCCTGTCGTATAGGAGATTGTTTTAAACTTTATTCTTGGACTCTTTGAgaaatttctattttctattaaagaaaaaatgtaaaacaaatccatttgaaatttttgatacACGCGTTTGGATTAAATAATTGAAGAAGTTGTCATCCTTGGCTCCTCCcttgtctttatttttatttcagaaCCTCATCCACTGATTTATTTTACCGATCCTATTAAACGATATATGGAATTATGAGTTTCATGTGAGAATTTCcactgatttatttatttatttatttttaaataaagatactatgaaaaaaaaaagaagaagaagataaaagtaAGTTCTGACATAAATTTCGTTTAGTTAACAGATTTTATacagtttattattaatttatatttttattcccatttaaaattactattacaagcatttaataattatatctattctaataaattttttatacagTCTCATTCTTCCTCTCaaataatacataatatatatttttctttgtttaactCATATTGCACTATAAGTTAAGATTgtaaatacaataattatacataaattaggaaaactcaaaaatattaaatagtaagatgtatttagtttttttttttcattttttttttacgatGATTCTTGTTGTTTTGTGATTTTTAGTTtggattctttttttattttttaatagtttggattttttttttatgtcatttatcAACAACTAGCATAAAACAATAGTTTTCATAGTTAGTCAAATCggaaaaacatttttatatttgaacgTTGTGTGTTGAAATTCATCTTTTGTTTAgatgtttaaaattaaatgttttttaattattcagaaGAATCCATTCGAACATTATTACAATGTTTGGCTCTTATCTACCCAACACTACATAAATATACGGATATTGTGTAACATACATTATGaaatatgccttttttttttttttaatcattgatggtTTATAGTCtaattgaatgaaaaaaaatatatatatatatatatattcaggatGAAAAAGATATAGACAATAAAAATGTTGGATTAGAATGTGTTGTTGATTGCACCAATACACTTACAAGAGACAtggaaatgatttattttttgcacatttatatgtaatttttaatgtacatataaattttttattggaaattttAATGCTTTGATACTTTATATTCTATAGGTTTTTACAAGTAGAGATTCACTCATTAACTTGGTAAAGGatataggaaaaagaaatggcATAGtgattatgattaaaatatctaCCAAGTGTGGAGATGAGAGAAATCCaagattattttcttatttatgaGAGAAGTGATATTTATAGACCTTTGTGAAAGTTATGTGAAAAGAGACATAAGGTAAGTGGAACTAAGAAGTGCAATTGTCCGTTTACTTTGAAAGGTTATAAATTGGCTAACAATGATAATTGGATTTTACAAGTTGTTTGTGGGCTTCATAATCATCTAGCAGTTCAACATCTTGAAGGACATTCATTTGCTGGAAGACTTATTGAGCAAGAAGataatattttgattaatatGACCAAAAGCGAAGTTATAGCAAAAGAGATATTGATTACATTAAAGAGGAGAGATAAAAGTAATGTTAGTATAATGAAGATCATATATAATGCTCAACATAGGGGTAAGGTCATTGAAAAGGCTGAAAAATCATAAATGAAACAATTATTAAG contains the following coding sequences:
- the LOC107404040 gene encoding aquaporin SIP1-1-like — protein: MGAIKAAIGDTVLTFMWVFCASCLGVLTSFIANIVGVQGSLWPSLFITTVLVFLLVFIFTLIGDALGGASFNPTGTASFYAAGLGPDTLFSMALRFPAQALGAVGGALAIREVMPIQYKHMLGGPSLKVDLHTGAIAEGVLTFVISFAVLVIILRGPSSPLLKTWFLAVATVAMVTAGSPYTGPSMNPANAFGWAYVNNWHNTWEQFYVYWICPFIGAVLAAWIFRIVFPAPAPVKQKKA